The sequence ACCAGAGGTTTTCCCTTGTACTCAGAAAGGTTTTTGCGAACGCCCTGACTGGTAAAAAACAAATAGTCATCTACTTTGTTACCGATGGCGGTTTGACTGATTTCCAATGCGTTAGATCGGTCAAATCCGTCAGCAACTGCTGCCGGGTGATCGGTGTTCTGCGCGAGTACAAGTTGCCAGTTTGCGGATAAACAAAAGACGATAAAAGGAATTAATAATCTCATTAAGTACTCATTTCTATTCACTGGCAAGCTAAAGCAGCGGGTCGATCATGGCAGCGATTAACAAAAGGGTTAACTGAACGAGAGAGGCAATAAAGCATCGTATGGCAGTTTTGGGGTTGGCATCATGAACCAGTAATACCCCTTTATAGATAAAGTAGGCTCCGCCCAGGATCGCGCCAGACAGATAAACCCAGCCCATGCCGTAGAAGCCTGGCAACAGTGAAACGGCAACCAGAATCAGAATGTTGACCAGAATGATTTTTGCGGCGGTCTCATCACCTTTTACAACCGGTAGCATGGGGACACCGGCCGTGGCGTAATCCTTGTGGAGTACAATTGCCAGCGCCCAGAAGTGAGGAGGTGTCCACAGGAATAGCACCGCAGCCAGCAGTAATGATGGCATATTCAGTGAGGGATCTGCCGCTGCTGCACCGGCAAGAACAGCAAAGCTGCCGGCGGCACCACCAATCACAATATTCCAGACGGTGCGTTGTTTCAGCCAGAGTGTATAAACGACGCCATAGACAAAAGCACCCATAAACACGTGAAATCCGCTGGCGAAGTTAAACATCCAGCACGCCATGCCAACCGATATCAGTAGCAGTGCGGCAATCAGCCACAGCCAGGATTTGTTGTGCGAGGCGGCACCGGTGACAAAGGGGCGGGATCGTGTGCGTGCCATGCGTGCATCAAGGTCGCGTTCTGCATATTGATTGAAAGCGCCAGCGGCAGCAGAGGCTCCCAGCACCGACAGTGCGAGTACCAGTACTTCAAGGCTGGAGAGTGATTTCCCGGGTGTGACTGCAAACCCCGCCAGAGCGGTAATGGCCATCAAAACCCCGATACGCAGTTTGAAAATATCGACTAGTTGGGCAAACACAATGTTTCCTGATACAGGTGGCCTATGCGAAAGTTGTTCCGGTCACTTGAAAAAGGGGGCGAAAGCCCCCTTTTTCACAACAGGGCCGTTAGCTCAAACCCCAGGTTTGTGACAGATACTTCCAGTTAATAAAGTAATACAGCGCGAATGCGACGAAGAATACAGCGACCAGCACCAGGGTTCCCGGAATGGTCCATGATGAAGTATTGGTTGCGTATTCCTCGTCTGAAACGGGTGGCACAATCATGGGGTCGCCCACTTTCTCGTTCTCGCCAATCTTTTTACCAAACAATAACGATCCAACCACGATCAGACAGAAGGCTGCGCCACCCACCACGGCGAGTATTACCGACATGCCATTGAGACTCATCATGGTTAAGGCAGCGGCAGAGAACTCGTAACCGCCGTCGGCGCTGGTAAACAGAATATCCCAGTGGCGGCGTGGTACACCCAGTGTGCCTGCACCCATCAGGAACAGCGCCACGCCAGTCATGCCCAGCCCAAAAATCCACGGTTGCCAGCTGGCCAGTTTCTTCCAGATCAGT is a genomic window of Pseudomonadales bacterium containing:
- the cyoE gene encoding protoheme IX farnesyltransferase, which translates into the protein MAITALAGFAVTPGKSLSSLEVLVLALSVLGASAAAGAFNQYAERDLDARMARTRSRPFVTGAASHNKSWLWLIAALLLISVGMACWMFNFASGFHVFMGAFVYGVVYTLWLKQRTVWNIVIGGAAGSFAVLAGAAAADPSLNMPSLLLAAVLFLWTPPHFWALAIVLHKDYATAGVPMLPVVKGDETAAKIILVNILILVAVSLLPGFYGMGWVYLSGAILGGAYFIYKGVLLVHDANPKTAIRCFIASLVQLTLLLIAAMIDPLL